The Salvelinus namaycush isolate Seneca chromosome 5, SaNama_1.0, whole genome shotgun sequence genome segment TTCTAAATAAATGCTTTTTTGCACTTGTTATTAATTGTTATTAATTTTTATGCTCTTACATGGAGTTATGTAATCACCAATGGTGATAAAATATAGTCCACTTTATTAGGTTCAAAACACTTacacagagaatgttacaaagcGTACAACATACTGATGAAGTTGATTTTCAACCGTGTTGGCCAGTGTTCATTTCAAACTATTTACAGAGTTACAGAACTTCAGTGAGtgtttaattttttaatttaactaggcaagtcggttaagaacacattcttttttacaattacggcctaccggggaactgccttgttcaggggcagaacaacagatttattttaccttgtcagctttgggattcgatccagcaacatttcggttactggcccaacactctaaccactaggctacctgccgcccctaaaaAAGCTAACATTAACTCTGTGTAGTGTGGAACAATAGATACTTTTTTGTCTTAAATGTAACACTATTAGAGTTTAAAACATtcacttttctttttttaagaACTTGTCAATAGattgctctactctctctctttctcttagaCTCCTGTCTCTCAATCAGAAGCTACCATCCTTCCCAACCCTTTCAAGCACTACCTGGTTTTGACTTCTGTGTCGTGACCCCCTGCTTGCCATCATGTCGGAGATGGAGATCGTGGAGGACCGGGCCAAGCTGAAACAGGGCCTGGTGAAGGTGCTGCAGTGTGTGGCCACCATCTCATCTGCTGCGGCTGTGGTCAACCCCATTTTTGGCCTGGCCGGCTCTCTAATCCGAGTGGTGCTGCACCACGTGGATGATGAGGACATCCAGACACTGAAGCGCGAGTTTGGCTCAGTCAACCGTGCCCTGGACCAGCTGTCCCAGCAGAACCGCGGCGCCCTGCTACAGATCAAGAAGGAGACGCTGGACGGTCAGTACTGCCGTGTGGAGGAAAACCTGCGCAACCAGTTCCGCAAGTTCATGGAGATGGTGGAGGCACGGCCCGAGCACTGTGAGCGCAAGAAGGACGACTTCGAGGAGAGCTACTCCAACGACCTAGGCGACCAGAACCTGCACACACTCTACGAGGGTGTGGTGGGCAAGCCCAAGCTGTTCAGCCGGCCCATCCTGGAGGTGTACCTGAAGCACTCGCAGGGCGACCGCCGCACCATGGAGAACCTGTGCACGCGCCTCACATACCTCTTCTGCATCGGCCTGATCGCCCTCATGGGTTACGCCGCTGTCATCGGAGACGACGAGGAGGGCATCAGCGACGAGTGGACCAAGAAGATGGAGCACGTGCAGGAGAGGATGCAGGAGGCCCTCCAGAAATGCaagtgaagaagaggaggagaaggaggtgtaGAGGCTGCTACTTATCCTCCATACGTaggactctctcctctccacattcCCTCTAGGACCCCCCCATCACTTTTCTCCTTACTCCAGGACAGCTGTGTATACAACGTCTCTATTTATTCAACCAGTTAATTGACTATCAATGTGGATcataggaggttggtggcaccttaactggggaggacgggctcgtggtaatgactggagcagaattagtggaatggtatccaaTACATCAAACACAGTCTCCAGGTGTTTGCCATTCCATATGCTCAGTTCTGGCTATTATAATGAGCCCTTCTCCCCTCATCAGCCTCATGTGATGTGAATTCATTATTCTTTAATGATCACATGGCTATTCACTGTTGGTATCTATGAGTTAGAGGTAAGTAAATTGAATGAAAACAGTTAGTTATTTGCCTCATCCACagcagtagtcaatgaacagaCCTATATAATACGTGCATGTTGATATGGAAACCTGCATACACAGCGGTCTGACGATCAACATTTGGACTGGCTCTCAATTAGATTTAACTATGCCATTCCTATCTTCTAAAGAGTAAGATGGAGTGGTTTTAATGTCTGACAatattcagcacttttgaaaaaTTTGTTCTCGCTGGTATTTGCTGGTGATttagagggagacacagagaacaggctcattctgttgcATGAATGTAAGATTCACCATAATGGGTATCTATTTGAACAGATATATACTCCATGCAATTCTAATAGTGCCACTGATGCAACCTAGCactttcagtaaaaaaaaaacattacctATACTGTGGACACTATTAACATAGCATGCCAATTGcctaaatacaaaaacaattgactttacagtgggttaactggtatTACTTTACTTATTACTGTAGGTCCTTTGTAACTATATATCTGCAGCTAAATTAACTGTTATTTAGCATTTAATTGGAAATAGCATTAAAAAAACGATTGATAAATAATGCACTGTAAAATCTAACTTAACCAAAATCTAACTTAAAACAAATATCCAAAGTTATCTAAGAATGTATTTTTGGTGGGGATCCTATAGTTAACCCCCCTTTAAGTGCTTCCTCTCTTATTGGTTCTCTTGTATCTCGGATAAATTAAGTATTAGcaaaaatgtttgtttgtttttaccaAGGGTGCGTTCATAAATTCACTCTGGCCATCTACTACGATTTCAGAGCAGTCTGAGTGtgtcagagcgcagaataactgattaattttcgaacactcaacacccgttgaatatgaccggtgtcaatAAACATCTGCAAAGAAAACGtatttaaattgttgccagcagcacagttagtcaccaaaaCTCTAGACAACacgagtgaggtgttctctcatttgtgtcttgaagtagctagcaagctagccaactttagccagttagcttaggTGCTTGACTGCCACCAGAAATACGTACTGGTACTTAACTACATAATGTTAACGCTGCACAGAAGAATAGAACAATAAGATGAATTCTAGTCTAAATACTGTAATATTTAATTGTGGTGGAACAGTAATATATTGTGTAGGCCTATATTAGAAAATATCTTGTGTAACACAATCATTATTACTGTATACCTCAGGGAGTTCCCTGCTGGCTTCATCTAAATGGATGGTGTCGATCGAGGGAAGAGTGGTCTGTGTTTTGGAAAATCAGTCCAACTTTGCTGCTGCCCTCTCTGTGCTCTTCGGCTGTTTCTACGTGTTCAATACAGAGTACCAGGAGACAGCCTCAGCAACACTGGAGTTTATTCAGAGGCAAGTATTGAACATTTATTGATCCAGCACTTACATTTGTCTTGCATGCCTTGCAGttaaattacattttgttttTGCTTATCTCAGTTTTGAGAGACTTACTTAgtgttgcaaagggagggtatattactggaaactttagtttaccagtaaactaccagatttttggtatctttcaaggattttatgtaatctattacaatacatatagtggcccttttgggtaccTCAGATTaccacaggtgtctgtaattatctctggccctctgtgtggccttttcacatgtaaatatatgaaataattaaAGAAGATGATTTTAAAATAGAAaaacaaagctgtaaaacatccTAAATATAATTCGATTTTTTTCATTAATtcggctattttctcttgaaccttATAGTCTATCTAcaagaaactcatggacaatatggacacatatataaaaaaattatactatatatgaatacatatgttttaaagttattcaagtataaattaccaaagttacaaTAGATTGCCATACATTTTCTCCTAActaccaaaattactgaagattctggtagattggtaaattaccggtagctttgcaacccgaATTGAAAGAATTGTGAAAGCAATGCCTGGATTGACTAACTCTTCTATGTTGACTGTTTAGGTGTCTAGTAGGGATCAACCCAAATGAAGGAACCAAATGCTCTTCATACCTTGATTCAGAAGCCGGGGTGAGCCGCAGGACTGGAAGAGTTGTGCAAAGGAAGACCGATGCAGTTGCCGCCTTCCTCAAAGACCTGACTGAATTTGAATGGTGAACCAGTTTCATAGGAgatgcaaacacacaaacaaggATGCACATACATGATGCATAGCTTCAAATGTTGTAATGTTGCT includes the following:
- the LOC120048396 gene encoding protein rapunzel-like isoform X1; its protein translation is MSEMEIVEDRAKLKQGLVKVLQCVATISSAAAVVNPIFGLAGSLIRVVLHHVDDEDIQTLKREFGSVNRALDQLSQQNRGALLQIKKETLDGQYCRVEENLRNQFRKFMEMVEARPEHCERKKDDFEESYSNDLGDQNLHTLYEGVVGKPKLFSRPILEVYLKHSQGDRRTMENLCTRLTYLFCIGLIALMGYAAVIGDDEEGISDEWTKKMEHVQERMQEALQKWSSLLASSKWMVSIEGRVVCVLENQSNFAAALSVLFGCFYVFNTEYQETASATLEFIQRCLVGINPNEGTKCSSYLDSEAGVSRRTGRVVQRKTDAVAAFLKDLTEFEW
- the LOC120048396 gene encoding protein rapunzel-like isoform X2: MSEMEIVEDRAKLKQGLVKVLQCVATISSAAAVVNPIFGLAGSLIRVVLHHVDDEDIQTLKREFGSVNRALDQLSQQNRGALLQIKKETLDGQYCRVEENLRNQFRKFMEMVEARPEHCERKKDDFEESYSNDLGDQNLHTLYEGVVGKPKLFSRPILEVYLKHSQGDRRTMENLCTRLTYLFCIGLIALMGYAAVIGDDEEGISDEWTKKMEHVQERMQEALQKCK